The DNA segment GCGCTGGAAACCATGGTGCTCGGCGCCGGCAAGGACAACGGCCCGCTGCCCGAGATGCGCGACTACACCCCGCGCCGCTACGACCTGGAAAAACTCGAGCTGGACATCGACTTCGTCCTGCACGGCGACGGCCCTGCCTCGACCTGGGCTGAACAGGCCAGACCCGGTCAATTCCTGCACATCGGCGGGCCACGCGGTTCGATGATCGTGCCGGACATCTTCGACAGCTACCTGCTGATCGGCGACGAAACCGCCCTGCCCGCCATCGCCCGCCGCCTCGAAGGTCTGGCGGCGAATCGCAAGGCGCTGGTGGTGATCGAAGTGGAAAACGGTGCCGAGCAACAAGTGCTGGAGAGTGCGGCGCAGGTCAATGTGATCTGGGTGTTGCGCGAGGGCGGCAAGGACAACCTGCTGACCACGGTCAAAGAGCTGCAGGTGCCCAAGGGCAATCTGTATGCGTGGGTGGCGACCGAGACCAAGG comes from the Pseudomonas sp. RSB 5.4 genome and includes:
- a CDS encoding siderophore-interacting protein encodes the protein MTAVDTQTIHRVMHEIKRRKLEVLRVVDLTPRMRRITLGGPELAGFISLGTDDHVKLLFPQNAEQTAALETMVLGAGKDNGPLPEMRDYTPRRYDLEKLELDIDFVLHGDGPASTWAEQARPGQFLHIGGPRGSMIVPDIFDSYLLIGDETALPAIARRLEGLAANRKALVVIEVENGAEQQVLESAAQVNVIWVLREGGKDNLLTTVKELQVPKGNLYAWVATETKVSRQIRRVLLDEHGLNEQFVKAVGYWRAEGSAEE